In Mytilus edulis chromosome 4, xbMytEdul2.2, whole genome shotgun sequence, the following proteins share a genomic window:
- the LOC139519548 gene encoding hydroxylysine kinase-like isoform X1, whose protein sequence is MDVLKDTRPNADDVISFLKTNFFCTVSHVEELKAYEDKNFYFRIVERGHNQWDDIGNVTEFVVKVTKCEEMSELKWKSIKKILNCLLHNGFTCTKLLTSYKIEKNGKKFLVLLLNYIPGSPLMYHWSKLNKTTVIKQVGEMVANLHNTLQTLGPSLLAVEIDKEDAWVLENARVMLGYLIAIKDVNEREIIESIIKQFVNMMEQNDEHFTRGIVHGDLHDMNLIVNWKDGQLQPHCKASGNYTVKDLFGIIDFSDMCVSCYIYEVGQIIRDLMVSTCPDNCYSVAVTFLSGYLKCRKLNQHELNILYFSIMTALCQYYVISEYKFHGQTDNEYAKEGAKEACQLIKAFHSMGDTFMSFLSEFLQNEFNIDLIHST, encoded by the exons ATGGATGTTCTGAAAGATACTCGACCAAATGCTGATGATGTGATATCTTTTCTGAAGACAAATTTTTTTTGTACAGTGTCCCATGTTGAAGAACTAAAAGCATATGAAGACaagaatttttattttagaatagtAGAAAGGGGACATAACCAGTGGGATGACATAGGGAATGTAACAGAGTTTGTAGTTAAAGTGACAAAATGTGAAGAAATGAGTGAATTAAAGTGGAAATCTATTAAGAAAATATTGAACTGCCTTTTACATAATGGTTTTACTTGCACAAAGTTATTAACTTCATATAAGATAGAGAAGAATG GCAAAAAATTCTTAGTACTGCTTTTGAATTACATACCAGGAAGCCCATTGATGTACCATTGGTCAAAATTAAATAAGACTACAGTGATTAAACAAGTGGGAGAAATGGTAGCTAATTTACACAATACATTACAG ACTCTAGGTCCTTCATTGTTGGCTGTAGAGATAGACAAAGAAGATGCATGGGTCCTAGAAAATGCCAGAGTTATGCTAGGATATTTAATTGCAATCAAG gATGTAAATGAAAGGGAGATAATAGAGTCAATAATTAAACAGTTTGTTAACATGATGGAGCAGAATGATGAACATTTTACAAGAG GAATAGTTCATGGAGATTTACATGATATGAATCTAATTGTGAACTGGAAAGATGGTCAACTTCAGCCGCATTGTAAAGCTTCTGGGAATTACACAGTTAAAGATCTATTTGGAATAATAGACTTCAGTGATATGTGTGTTTCCTGTTATATTTATGAAGTCGGACAGATAATTCGTGATTTAATGGTTTCAACATGTCCAGATAATTGTTATAGTGTGGCTGTGACGTTTTTGTCGGGTTATTTGAAATGCAGAAAATTAAATCAACATGAACTGAATATTTTGTACTTTTCTATAATGACAGCACTTTGTCAGTATTATGTTATAAGTGAATATAAATTTCATGGACAGACGGACAATGAATATGCAAAAGAAGGTGCAAAAGAAGCATGTCAATTAATAAAGGCATTCCATAGTATGGGTGatacttttatgtcatttttgtcagAGTTCTTacaaaatgaatttaatattGATTTGATACATTCCACATAA
- the LOC139519548 gene encoding hydroxylysine kinase-like isoform X2, whose amino-acid sequence MSELKWKSIKKILNCLLHNGFTCTKLLTSYKIEKNGKKFLVLLLNYIPGSPLMYHWSKLNKTTVIKQVGEMVANLHNTLQTLGPSLLAVEIDKEDAWVLENARVMLGYLIAIKDVNEREIIESIIKQFVNMMEQNDEHFTRGIVHGDLHDMNLIVNWKDGQLQPHCKASGNYTVKDLFGIIDFSDMCVSCYIYEVGQIIRDLMVSTCPDNCYSVAVTFLSGYLKCRKLNQHELNILYFSIMTALCQYYVISEYKFHGQTDNEYAKEGAKEACQLIKAFHSMGDTFMSFLSEFLQNEFNIDLIHST is encoded by the exons ATGAGTGAATTAAAGTGGAAATCTATTAAGAAAATATTGAACTGCCTTTTACATAATGGTTTTACTTGCACAAAGTTATTAACTTCATATAAGATAGAGAAGAATG GCAAAAAATTCTTAGTACTGCTTTTGAATTACATACCAGGAAGCCCATTGATGTACCATTGGTCAAAATTAAATAAGACTACAGTGATTAAACAAGTGGGAGAAATGGTAGCTAATTTACACAATACATTACAG ACTCTAGGTCCTTCATTGTTGGCTGTAGAGATAGACAAAGAAGATGCATGGGTCCTAGAAAATGCCAGAGTTATGCTAGGATATTTAATTGCAATCAAG gATGTAAATGAAAGGGAGATAATAGAGTCAATAATTAAACAGTTTGTTAACATGATGGAGCAGAATGATGAACATTTTACAAGAG GAATAGTTCATGGAGATTTACATGATATGAATCTAATTGTGAACTGGAAAGATGGTCAACTTCAGCCGCATTGTAAAGCTTCTGGGAATTACACAGTTAAAGATCTATTTGGAATAATAGACTTCAGTGATATGTGTGTTTCCTGTTATATTTATGAAGTCGGACAGATAATTCGTGATTTAATGGTTTCAACATGTCCAGATAATTGTTATAGTGTGGCTGTGACGTTTTTGTCGGGTTATTTGAAATGCAGAAAATTAAATCAACATGAACTGAATATTTTGTACTTTTCTATAATGACAGCACTTTGTCAGTATTATGTTATAAGTGAATATAAATTTCATGGACAGACGGACAATGAATATGCAAAAGAAGGTGCAAAAGAAGCATGTCAATTAATAAAGGCATTCCATAGTATGGGTGatacttttatgtcatttttgtcagAGTTCTTacaaaatgaatttaatattGATTTGATACATTCCACATAA
- the LOC139519548 gene encoding hydroxylysine kinase-like isoform X3 has protein sequence MFIKVKREIDRTQSKKFLVLLLNYIPGSPLMYHWSKLNKTTVIKQVGEMVANLHNTLQTLGPSLLAVEIDKEDAWVLENARVMLGYLIAIKDVNEREIIESIIKQFVNMMEQNDEHFTRGIVHGDLHDMNLIVNWKDGQLQPHCKASGNYTVKDLFGIIDFSDMCVSCYIYEVGQIIRDLMVSTCPDNCYSVAVTFLSGYLKCRKLNQHELNILYFSIMTALCQYYVISEYKFHGQTDNEYAKEGAKEACQLIKAFHSMGDTFMSFLSEFLQNEFNIDLIHST, from the exons GCAAAAAATTCTTAGTACTGCTTTTGAATTACATACCAGGAAGCCCATTGATGTACCATTGGTCAAAATTAAATAAGACTACAGTGATTAAACAAGTGGGAGAAATGGTAGCTAATTTACACAATACATTACAG ACTCTAGGTCCTTCATTGTTGGCTGTAGAGATAGACAAAGAAGATGCATGGGTCCTAGAAAATGCCAGAGTTATGCTAGGATATTTAATTGCAATCAAG gATGTAAATGAAAGGGAGATAATAGAGTCAATAATTAAACAGTTTGTTAACATGATGGAGCAGAATGATGAACATTTTACAAGAG GAATAGTTCATGGAGATTTACATGATATGAATCTAATTGTGAACTGGAAAGATGGTCAACTTCAGCCGCATTGTAAAGCTTCTGGGAATTACACAGTTAAAGATCTATTTGGAATAATAGACTTCAGTGATATGTGTGTTTCCTGTTATATTTATGAAGTCGGACAGATAATTCGTGATTTAATGGTTTCAACATGTCCAGATAATTGTTATAGTGTGGCTGTGACGTTTTTGTCGGGTTATTTGAAATGCAGAAAATTAAATCAACATGAACTGAATATTTTGTACTTTTCTATAATGACAGCACTTTGTCAGTATTATGTTATAAGTGAATATAAATTTCATGGACAGACGGACAATGAATATGCAAAAGAAGGTGCAAAAGAAGCATGTCAATTAATAAAGGCATTCCATAGTATGGGTGatacttttatgtcatttttgtcagAGTTCTTacaaaatgaatttaatattGATTTGATACATTCCACATAA